A region from the Triplophysa rosa linkage group LG4, Trosa_1v2, whole genome shotgun sequence genome encodes:
- the LOC130552873 gene encoding NACHT, LRR and PYD domains-containing protein 3-like: MSHCEVNEVEEIEEDNAHQSEMTRPASPEPSCVSVKSHQSITDFPSSFSDEAVTSCPSLNESITRMKRPNAASPEPSCVSVKSHHSMPLPQSFTDGRLTSDLSGKIQSSLSCTDSYCQTPINKTALDLQTLTLHTEKPEDLQRVKDKHKSIMKNKYESLFEGMKAQENQTLLKRIYTQLYIREGESEGVNEEHEVLHMEKQPRRTQDLQDTPIYCNDIFTPQSHQRHKIKSVLTKGIAGIGKTVSVHKFILDWAEGTANQDVDFMFLLPFRELNLIGEHRYSLHKLLLDFHPELQDVDSQIYEECKVVFIFDGLDESRMTRMFSDHSEKVSDVTDASSVAVLMSNLMKGDLLPSALIWITSRPAAANQIPSKYITRVTEIQGFDDAQKEEYFRKRISDEHQASRIISHIRRARSLHIMCHIPVFCWISSTVLQKILTQDHSEEIPKTLSEMYIHFLLIQMKMKNEKYDPERDPEINREVIVKLAEVAFKQLMKGNVMFYEEDLRECGIDITDASLYSGICTEIFKEESVIHQRKIYSFIHLSLQEFLAAFSVFYYYVSETMEGLKDFASVKKLHKGAVDKALESETGHLDLFLRFLLGISLESNQRLLQDLLTHTVDTSQTIKKTTQYIKDQIKGNDGLSAERSINLFLCLFEVKDQTLYREIEEFVRSDKHSEKKLSAAHCSAIAYMLQMSEEVMDEFDLKKYNTTQEGRRILIPAVNICTRALLADCNLTVETCKIISSALQSSDSPLRDLDVSNNDLQDSGVKLISDALKKKNCHLQTLRLSGCMVTDEGCCYLASALSSNPSHLRELDLSYNHPQHSTLQLLAYQSDPNNTLNKLNLDHGGHCRIKPGLIKYACDVTLDPNTANIHIILSDGNRKVTYVKDAQPYPDHPERFKGYEQVLSEESFTGRCYWEAEWSDWSFIGMTYKGISRDGDLCCLGYNDVSWSMYCVPERYSAWHDSKNIDIPAPSPPSNRVGVYVDCPAGTLSFYSVSDTHTLTHLHTFNTTFTQPLHAGVAVLNSSVSLCHIEQQLETS, translated from the exons ATGAGTCACTGCGAGGTGAATGAGGTTGAAGAGATAGAAGAAGATAATGCTCATCAGAGCGAGATGACCAGACCGGCATCTCCAGAACCCAGCTGTGTGTCAGTGAAGAGTCATCAGTCCATAACAGACTTTCCATCCTCATTCAGTGATGAAGCAGTGACCTCTTGCCCCAGCTTGAATGAAAG tATCACCCGAATGAAAAGACCCAACGCAGCATCTCCAGAACCCAGCTGTGTGTCTGTGAAGAGTCATCATTCCATGCCGCTACCTCAAAGCTTCACTGATGGAAgactgacctctgacctcag TGGGAAAATACAGTCTAGTCTGAGCTGCACTGATTCCTACTGTCAGACGCCCATCAACAAGACAGCATTAGACCTACAGACACTCACTCTGCACACGGAGAAGCCTGAAGACCTGCAGAGAGtgaaagacaaacacaaaagcatCATGAAGAACAAGTATGAGAGTTTATTTGAGGGAATGAAAGCACAAGAGAATCAAACGCTCCTGAAGAGAATTTACACACAGCTGTAcatcagagagggagagagtgaaGGAGTGAATGAAGAACATGAGGTTTTACACATGGAGAAACAGCCCAGAAGAACACAAGACTTACAAGACACTCCAATCTACTGCAATGACATCTTCACACCTCAATCTCATCAAAGACACAAAATCAAGAGCGTTCTTACTAAAGGCATCGCTGGAATTGGAAAAACAGTCTCTGTGCACAAGTTCATTCTGGATTGGGCCGAGGGAACAGCCAATCAGGACGTAGATTTCATGTTCCTGCTTCCGTTTCGAGAGCTGAACTTGATTGGAGAGCATCGCTACAGTCTTCACAAACTTCTGCTGGACTTTCATCCTGAACTTCAAGATGTGGACTCTCAGATTTATGAGGAGTGTAAAGTTGTGTTCATCTTTGATGGTCTGGATGAAAGCAGAATGACACGGATGTTTTCAGACCACAGTGAGAAAGTTTCTGATGTGACGGACGCTTCATCAGTGGCCGTGTTGATGTCAAACCTCATGAAAGGAGATCTGCTTCCCTCCGCTCTCATCTGGATCACCTCCAGACcagcagcagccaatcagatcccCTCCAAATACATCACgcgtgtgacagaaatccaGGGATTCGACGACGCTCAGAAGGAGGAATATTTCAGGAAGAGAATCAGCGACGAGCATCAAGCCAGCAGAATCATATCCCACATTAGAAGAGCGAGAAGCCTCCACATCATGTGTCACATACCGGTCTTCTGTTGGATCTCCTCCACTGTGCTTCAGAAGATCCTGACACAAGATCACAGTGAAGAAATCCCCAAAACTCTGAGTGAAATGTACATCCACTTCCTGCTGATccagatgaagatgaagaaTGAGAAGTATGATCCAGAGAGAGATCCAGAGATCAACAGAGAAGTGATTGTGAAACTGGCTGAAGTGGCTTTCAAACAGCTGATGAAGGGCAATGTGATGTTCTATGAGGAGGATCTGAGAGAGTGTGGGATAGACATCACTGACGCCTCGCTGTATTCTGGCATCTGTACTGAGATCTTTAAGGAGGAATCTGTCATTCATCAGAGAAAGATCTACAGCTTCATACATCTCAGTCTTCAGGAGTTCCTCGCTGCGTTCTCCGTGTTTTACTATTATGTCAGTGAAACTATGGAGGGACTGAAGGATTTTGCTTCAGTAAAGAAATTGCACAAAGGTGCAGTAGATAAAGCTCTCGAGAGTGAAACTGGTCATCTGGATCTTTTCTTGAGGTTTCTGCTGGGCATCTCGCTGGAGTCCAATCAGAGACTCTTACAAGATCTACTGACACACACGGTGGACACCTCACAAACCATCAAGAAAACCACACAGTACATCAAAGATCAAATCAAGGGTAATGATGGTCTGTCAGCTGAAAGATCCATCAATCTGTTCTTGTGTCTGTTTGAAGTGAAAGATCAGACTCTGTACAGAGAGATCGAGGAGTTTGTGAGATCAGACAAACACTCAGAGAAGAAACTCTCGGCCGCTCACTGTTCAGCAATAGCCTACATGCTTCAGATGTCAGAGGAGGTGATGGATGAGTTTGATCTGAagaaatacaacacaacacaggagGGCAGAAGAATACTCATACCAGCTGTCAACATCTGCACAAGAGCTCT ACTTGCTGACTGTAATCTCACAGTTGAGACCTGTAAAATCATCTCTTCAGCTCTTCAGTCCTCAGATTCTCCTCTGAGAGATCTTGATGTGAGTAACAATGATCTtcaggattcaggagtgaagctgatctctgatgctctcaaaaaaaaaaactgtcatctACAGACACTGAG GTTATCAGGTTGTATGGTGACAGATGAAGGATGTTGTTATTTGGCTTCAGCTCTGAGTTCAAACCCGTCACACCTGAGAGAACTCGACCTGAGCTACAATCACCCACAACACTCAACACTTCAGCTGCTCGCTTATCAAAGTGATCCAAACAACACACTCAACAAACTCAA TTTGGATCATGGAGGACATTGTAGGATCAAACCAGGATTGATCAAAT ATGCCTGTGATGTCACACTGGATCCAAACACAGCAAACATTCACATCATTCTGTCTGACGGGAACAGAAAGGTGACGTATGTGAAAGATGCTCAGCCGTATCCTGATCATCCAGAGAGATTTAAGGGCTATGAGCAGGTTCTGTCTGAAGAGAGTTTCACTGGACGCTGTTACTGGGAGGCTGAATGGAGCGACTGGAGTTTTATAGGGATGACATATAAAGGAATCAGCCGGGATGGAGATCTCTGTTGCCTTGGTTACAATGACGTGTCCTGGTCTATGTACTGTGTTCCTGAACGATACAGCGCATGGCACGATAGTAAAAACATAGACATACCTGCTCCTTCACCTCCATCTAATCGAGTAGGAGTGTATGTGGACTGTCCAGCCGGCACTCTGTCCTTCTACAgcgtctctgacacacacacactcacacacttacacacattcaacacaacaTTCACTCAACCTCTACACGCTGGAGTCGCCGTTTTGAACtcctctgtgtctctgtgtcaCATTGaacaacaacttgaaacatcaTAA
- the LOC130552497 gene encoding zinc finger protein OZF-like codes for MTSQADGMCSRHTQDSELSLTLLCYTDTNPTDAQDTVCDSKLLNCNNMEMKTNPNQKKITLMKMMMCMSSLQIVVKVESNPTDAQDTVKLMEMKTQTTVKEEQTDEDENHDDFVPSDESGDSCCDGETASTSKQRLTAQTLSCITCGKTFSSQRRLETHERKHTEQKLFTCTRCDISFPTLQEKKLHSQEHREKKHFHCQQCGKNFSSFSNLNIHMRTHTGEKPFHCSQCDKYFSSKGSLVAHHRIHTGEKPYACPHCDKRFNHKPHLKKHMCVHTDERPYECSECGKTYRQSYDLKVHQRTHSEEKLYQCSHCDKRFLKNSYLIRHMRTHTGEKPFHCSQCGKYFSSKQSLVTHQRIHTGEKPYACPHCDKRFNHKPHLTKHIYVHTDERPYECSECGKAFRQSYDLKLHQRIHSKEKLYQCSHCDKRFLKNSYLIRHMRTHTGEKPYVCSHCGRSFSDQRHFREHQRTHTGEKPHHCSVCGKSFTRYDTLVNHKRTHTGERLFKCSQCDKTFTQSGVLRIHERVHTGEKPYHCSICGERFTQLASLRAHQKKHAEEQTALESSYTEKNETFGNFGST; via the exons ATGACGTCACAGGCTGATGGGATGTGCTCCAGACACACGCAGGACTCGGAGCTCAGCCTCACTTTACTCTGTTATACTGACACAAACCCCACAGACGctcaggacactgtgtgtgaca GTAAACTGTTGAACTGCAATAACATGGAGATGAAAACAAACCCAAATCAGAAGAAGATCAcactgatgaagatgatgatgtgtATGTCATCCCTTCAG attGTGGTAAAGGTCGAGTCAAACCCCACAGACGctcaggacactgt GAAACTGATGGAGATGAAAACACAAACCACAGTGAAGGAAGAACagactgatgaagatgagaatcaTGATGATTTTGTTCCTTCAG atgagagcggtgattcatgttgtgatggagaaacggcctctacatcaaaacagcgactgacagcacaaactctttcctgcatcacctgtggaaagacattcagttcacagagacgtttagagacacatgagagaaaacacacagaacagaaactcttcacctgcaccagatgtgacatcagctttcctaccttacaagagaagaaacttcattcacaagagcacagagagaagaaacactttcactgtcAGCAGTGTGGGAAGAACTTTAGCTCCTTTTCTAATCTGAACATTCACATGAGgacacacactggagaaaaacctttccactgcagtcaatgtgacaaatatttcaGCTCCAAGGGAAGTCTTGTTGCTCATCATAGAATTCACACGGGAGAAAAACCGTACGCGTGTCCTCACTGTGACAAGAGATTCAACCACAAACCTCATCTGAAGAAACACATGTGTGTACACACCGATGAGAGACCGTATGagtgcagtgaatgtggaaaaacCTATAGACAGTCATATGATCTGAAGGTACACCAGAGAACTCACTCTGAGGAGAAACtctatcagtgttcacactgtgataaacGCTTCCTTAAAAACTCTTATCTGATACGTCACATGAGgacacacactggagaaaaacctttccaCTGCAGTCAATGTGGCAAATATTTCAGCTCCAAACAAAGTCTTGTTActcatcagagaattcacacgGGAGAAAAACCGTACGCGTGTCCTCACTGTGACAAGAGATTCAACCACAAACCTCATCTGACGAAACACATATATGTACACACCGATGAGAGACCGTATGagtgcagtgaatgtggaaaaGCCTTTAGACAGTCATATGATCTGAAGTTACATCAAAGAATACATTCTAAGGAGAAACtctatcagtgttcacactgtgataaacGCTTCCTTAAAAACTCTTATCTGATACGTCACATGAGGACACACACTGGGGAAAAACCTTATGTCTGCTCTCACTGTGGAAGGAGCTTTTCTGATCAACGTCATTTCAGAGAACATcagagaactcacactggagagaaacctcatcACTGCAGTGTTTGCGGAAAGAGTTTCACTCGATATGACACTTTAGTGAATCACAAGAGAACTCATACAGGTGAAAGACTTTTcaaatgttctcagtgtgacaagacgTTTACTCAGTCAGGTGTCTTAAGAATCcatgagagagttcacactggagagaaaccttatcacTGCTCCATCTGTGGCGAGAGATTCACTCAGTTAGCAAGTCTTCGAGCTCATCAGAAGAAACATGCTGAAGAACAAACTGCACTGGAATCatcatacactgaaaaaaatgaaacatttggaAACTTTGGATCAACCTAA